The Pseudomonas fluorescens genome segment CGACCGCCGAAGTCTGTGAGCGGGCGCGGCAACTGGGGGTCAGTCACATCCTGTTCAAACCGTTTCCACTGGCGGAACTGGCCCGAGCTGTCTGCGACCTTCTGGGGATCCAGCGCGAAGCGAAACCCGGTGCGAGCCCATCCGAAGGCTTCGTCGAACGACGCCAGAGCAGGACCGAGAGCTTCCCGTTGCAGTTGTACGATGGCAGTTGGGTGCTGGCGGATCGCCGACGAAACAGGTCGGAGGCCATGGCACCGGACGACGATCAAATGCTCACCGGGGAGTAATGGCGCGATAGACGTTCCGGCACTCGCCGCAATGGCCTCCCGCGCCGTCAGGGCCCCAGGCCCCGGTGGGAGAGCAAGCCATGGAACGTTTGTCCGTTGTCGTCGAAGCGTTGCAGCCTGCGTGTGCTCCGGCACGCTTTTCCAGTGAACAACTGGCCCAGGCCCGGGCTCGGGCCGGCACCTGCGGAGAACGCGTCCTAGACGCTCTTTGTGTGCTCTGCGAACTGGCGCCGATGCCGTTCATTGCCAGCCTCGGCGCTACCCTGCATTACCCGGTGCTCGACACCGACGCCCTGTTCCAGGCGACGCCGGTGTTCGATCGGGTCACCTTGGCGCAATGCCTCAAACGTGAATTCATCCTGCTGCGACACAACGACGAAGTCATCGGTGTGTTCGCCGACCCCTTCGACACCGCGCGCCTGGCCTGGATCGATGAATGCCTGCATGGCGCACCGCTGTATCTGGTGCATGCCGACGACCTCAAGGCTTATCTGGCCCGCCACGAAGAAAGTTTCCACGCCGTCGAATCGCTCAACGCCCAGGCTGACGCCGGCAGCGAAACCGACACCCTGCAAAGCCTGTCGCTGACCAGCATCAGCGAAGACTCGAGCGTGGTGGTGAAACTGGTCAACTCGACCCTGTACGACGCGCTGAAAATGCACGCCAGCGACATCCACCTCGGCACCACCGGCAACGGTCTGGTGATCAAGTACCGGATCGACGGCGTGCTCAACAACATCAGCAAGATCCAGGGCAGCGAGTTCGCCGAGCAGGTGATTTCCCGGGTCAAGGTCATGGCCGAACTGGACATCGGCGAAAAACGCGTGCCCCAGGACGGTCGCTTCAAGATCGGCATCAGCGGCCGGCAGATCGACTTCCGGGTGTCGATCATGCCGAGCATCTTCGGCGAAGACGCGGTGTTGCGGGTGCTCGACAAACAGGACCTGGCCGACAAGGTCTGCGGCGTACAGCTGCAAGCTCTGGGCTTTGAAGACGAAACCCTGCGCCAGCTGCGGCGTCTGGCCGCTGAACCCTACGGCATGGTGCTGGTGACCGGCCCCACCGGCAGCGGCAAGACCACCACGCTGTACGCGATGATCACCGAGATCAACCACGGGGTGGACAAGATCATCACCATCGAAGACCCGGTGGAATATCAGTTGCCCGGCGTGCTGCAGATCCCGGTCAACGAGAAAAAAGGCCTGACCTTCGCCCGCGGCTTGCGCTCGATCCTGCGCCACGACCCGGACAAGATCATGGTCGGCGAGATCCGCGACCCGGACACCGCACAGATCGCCGTGCAATCGGCGCTCACCGGGCACCTGGTGTTCACCACCATCCACGCCAACAACGTGTTCGACGTGATCGGTCGTTTCACTCAAATGGAAATCGACCCCTACAGCCTGGTCTCGGCACTCAACGCGATTCTCGCCCAACGCCTGATCCGGCTGGTGTGCAGCAGTTGCAGCGCACCGGCCACCCCGAGCGACGAGGAACTGCGCGCCTCCGGCCTCGACCCGCACAAGGTCGGCCATTACCACTTTGTCCACGGCAAGGGCTGCGGCCACTGCCGGGGCAGCGGCTATCGCGGACGCACAGCGATTGCCGAGCTGCTGCACCTGGACGACGAACTGCGGCAGATGATCGTCGAGCGTCAACCCATCACCCGGATCAAAGCCCTGGCCTGCGCCCGTGGTTTGCGCCTGTTGCGCGAATCGGCGCTGGAGCTGGTGGAGCACGGTCGGACCACGCTGGAGGAGATCAATCGTGTCACTTTTATCGCGTGATCACTTTATCGCCGTGCTTGGCGCCAGCGGTGTCGGCCTCGGCCAGCGCCGGGGCAGCGACACCCTGTGGCTGGGCAGCGTCGGCTACATCGACGAAGGCTTCCACAGTTACGCGGTGGCGCTGGACACCCTCGATCGCTTGCTCGGCGAACACGCCCGCGCCGGTGCCGAGCTGAGCGTGGTGATCTCCGGGCACTTCAGCCGCTTCTGCCTGGTGCCGTGGAGCGAGCA includes the following:
- a CDS encoding response regulator; the protein is MVNKVLVVEDELLLAQNLQDYLSAQGLDVRIAHDGADGIGQAATFAPDVVVFDYRLPDMEGFEVLDAIRQNRTCHFVLITGHPTAEVCERARQLGVSHILFKPFPLAELARAVCDLLGIQREAKPGASPSEGFVERRQSRTESFPLQLYDGSWVLADRRRNRSEAMAPDDDQMLTGE
- a CDS encoding GspE/PulE family protein produces the protein MERLSVVVEALQPACAPARFSSEQLAQARARAGTCGERVLDALCVLCELAPMPFIASLGATLHYPVLDTDALFQATPVFDRVTLAQCLKREFILLRHNDEVIGVFADPFDTARLAWIDECLHGAPLYLVHADDLKAYLARHEESFHAVESLNAQADAGSETDTLQSLSLTSISEDSSVVVKLVNSTLYDALKMHASDIHLGTTGNGLVIKYRIDGVLNNISKIQGSEFAEQVISRVKVMAELDIGEKRVPQDGRFKIGISGRQIDFRVSIMPSIFGEDAVLRVLDKQDLADKVCGVQLQALGFEDETLRQLRRLAAEPYGMVLVTGPTGSGKTTTLYAMITEINHGVDKIITIEDPVEYQLPGVLQIPVNEKKGLTFARGLRSILRHDPDKIMVGEIRDPDTAQIAVQSALTGHLVFTTIHANNVFDVIGRFTQMEIDPYSLVSALNAILAQRLIRLVCSSCSAPATPSDEELRASGLDPHKVGHYHFVHGKGCGHCRGSGYRGRTAIAELLHLDDELRQMIVERQPITRIKALACARGLRLLRESALELVEHGRTTLEEINRVTFIA